From the Sebastes umbrosus isolate fSebUmb1 chromosome 2, fSebUmb1.pri, whole genome shotgun sequence genome, one window contains:
- the sltm gene encoding SAFB-like transcription modulator isoform X1, producing MATGAISAESKKISELRVVDLKSELKRRSLDTTGVKSVLQTRLRQALEDEDGDTENIEIQLSTDTSTRKSGKVKGKKVDSDADTTGEEDVLSKETEEYESEKDITDTDDGTRENSKPAPSEDSLAQPEAEALAEAEPESEAVAAEADSEPDPEVDAEADPEVDAEAEPEVDAEAKPEVDAETEPDIDAELEVDADADPEEDEDADPEVDEDADPERDEDADPEMDGEAEPEVETELDEMDDEAMNSSKEAEDDHLSVSIPNEDAITLDVDGDDLLETGKHVKLPDPEAEKGTDEPEASAETGRDDDMKAEETGGHKDGKKDDGSRGEPAKKDGREALKKAETGDKEKDSGKKGPSATGASGQAKSSSRDRDGKGAKDEKGVVSSSNSSSSRNIWVSGLSSNTKAADLKNLFGKYGKVLSAKVVTNARSPGAKCYGLVTMSSSTEVTRCVSHLDCTELHGQQIYVERAKNDPFKKEGSKKEAEDKASSSKSSDKRSSTGVKPTNKAQPSYKKEEKKVDKVSEKDKDLSKKQEVRGGKSESGSSNSGQDLLKKDDRKYGRPKSPGKMMMVHHPRADSNFGKMRPFRRGRYFDKPFVNMNVQRRPKWLIPPEELEMMRDKQRHFPNKGEDILPFEKMKEQRMRERVARLERVRRAVELRRRREIAEQERRERERIRLLREREERENLLRERQRLEMERQKLERERLERERLERERIRIEQERRKEAERMAREREELRRQQEQLRYEQEKRNNLKRGREVEHGRRDDSYWNGNKKMQSESDVRLNQGSNYNRQQNRFSNFTPRERGRFPEAAAEQPNTYDRRNRFDGEPEVKKSRPAPHRESSGFERYPKTFETVRRAEPPPPPRTELRDTDRRDRDERRPVPMHDRPMGARATMPGMSHNRSPRDGGHGWKNDGGINTNKGDIRNAGLSRGPMRMRPERSGREGPGPVLRGGSSASRGRSSFNDRAGGRPMVMNDQPFSSGRQVVVERHSRDQGLRKEWHGASSSQGGGYQDNRRMGDSRGSMMAPSSHSSSGMNRIVQITNNSIPSGGNVGGFKPFKGTPRQF from the exons ATGGCGACGGGGGCCATTTCCGCGGAGTCCAAGAAAATATCAGAATTAAGAGTTGTTGACCTGAAATCAGAGCTCAAGCGAAGGAGTCTGGACACAACTGGTGTAAAGAGCGTTCTGCAAACGAGATTGAGACAG GCTCTTGAGGATGAAGATGGAGACacagaaaatattgaaatccAGCTTTCAACTGACACGTCAACTCGGAAAAGTGGGAAAGTTAAAG GGAAAAAAGTGGATTCAGATGCGGACACTACAGGGGAAGAAGATGTGCTTTCCAAG GAAACTGAAGAGTATGAATCCGAAAAAG ATATAACTGATACAGATGATGGTACTCGTGAAAATTCTAAGCCTGCACCCAGTGAGGACAGCCTCGCTCAGCCTGAGGCTGAGGCCCTGGCTGAGGCTGAACCGGAGTCAGAAGCTGTGGCGGCTGAGGCTGATTCAGAGCCTGACCCAGAGGTGGATGCAGAGGCCGACCCAGAGGTGGATGCAGAGGCCGAGCCAGAGGTCGATGCAGAGGCCAAGCCAGAGGTGGATGCGGAGACTGAGCCAGACATCGATGCTGAGCTAGAGGTCGATGCAGACGCCGAcccagaggaggatgaggatgccGACCCAGAGGTGGATGAGGACGCCGACCCAGAGCGGGATGAGGACGCCGACCCAGAGATGGATGGGGAGGCTGAGCCAGAGGTGGAGACCGAACTGGATGAGATGGATGATGAAGCCATGAATTCCTCTAAAGAAGCAGAGGACGATCACCTATCCGTCTCAATCCCAAATGAGGATGCCATCACCCTAgatgttgatggtgatgatctCCTGGAAACAGGTAAACATGTGAAACTTCCAGATCCAGAGGCCGAGAAGGGCACTGATGAGCCAGAGGCCTCTGCTGAGACGGGCCGAGATGATGACATGAAGGCGGAAGAGACCGGGGGCCACAAAGATGGTAAGAAAGATGACGGATCCAGGGGTGAGCCCGCGAAGAAAGACGGCAGAGAGGCCCTGAAGAAAGCCGAAACgggagacaaagaaaaggatTCTGGGAAGAAAGGCCCCTCCGCTACTGGGGCATCAGGTCAAGCAAAGAG CTCTTcaagagacagagatggaaaaGGTGCAAAAGATGAAAAGG GAGTCGTCAGCAGTAGCAACAGCAGCTCTTCTCGTAACATATGGGTGAGCGGCCTGTCTTCAAACACCAAAGCAGCTGATCTAAAGAACCTGTTTGGCAAATATGGGAAG GTTTTGAGCGCCAAGGTGGTTACAAATGCTCGCAGTCCTGGTGCAAAGTGTTATGGCTTGGTGACAATGTCATCCAGTACAGAGGTGACACGGTGCGTCTCCCACCTTGACTGTACAGAGCTCCACGGACAGCAGATATATGTTGAAAGG GCCAAAAATGATCCGTTCAAAAAAGAGGGCTCAAAGAAGGAAGCCGAGGACAAAGCAAGTTCCAGCAAATCAAGTGATAAGCGCAGTTCCACTGGAGTTAAACCGACTAACAA AGCACAGCCATCTTacaaaaaagaggaaaagaaagtggATAAAGTCTCAGAAAAGGACAAAGATCTATCCAAGAAACAGGAGGTCAGAGGTGGAAAATCTGAGTCTGGTTCATCTAACTCGGGACAAGATCTTTTGAAGAAAGATGACAGAAAATATGGCC gGCCAAAGAGCCCAGGCAAGATGATGATGGTACATCATCCCAGAGCAGATTCTAATTTTGGCAAAATGAGACCTTTCAGAAGGGGAAGGTATTTTGATAAA CCCTTTGTCAACATGAATGTCCAAAGGCGGCCAAAATGGTTGATTCCTCCTGAAGAG TTAGAGATGATGAGAGACAAACAGCGTCATTTTCCAAACAAGGGTGAAGACATCCTGCCTTTTGAGAAGATGAAGGAACAGAGGATGCGTGAACGGGTGGCTCGTCTCGAGCGTGTCCGTAGAGCCGTAGAGTTGCGCAG gcgGCGTGAAATTGCAGAACAAGAACGTCGGGAGCGGGAGCGCATCCGTCTGTTACGGGAGCGTGAAGAACGAGAGAATCTGCTTAGGGAGCGCCAGAGACTTGAGATGGAAAGACAAAAACTGGAAAGGGAGCGCCTGGAGAGGGAGAGGCTCGAGAGAGAAAGAATCCGTATTGAGCAG GAACGACGTAAAGAGGCAGAACGCATGGCACGTGAACGTGAGGAGCTGCGAaggcagcaggagcagctccGTTATGAGCAAGAAAAGAGAAATAACCTCAAAAGGGGCCGTGAAGTGGAACATGG CCGCAGAGACGATTCCTATTGGAATGGCAACAAGAAGATGCAGTCGGAATCTGATGTCCGTTTGAACCAAGGCTCCAACTACAACCGGCAGCAGAACCGCTTTTCAAACTTCACTCCCAGAGAGAGGGGTCGTTTTCCAGAGGCTGCTGCCGAGCAACCCAACACGTATGACAG ACGTAACCGGTTTGACGGTGAGCCAGAGGTTAAGAAGAGTCGCCCTGCTCCTCACAGAGAGAGCTCTGGCTTTGAGCGCTATCCCAAGACCTTTGAAACAGTCCGCAGAGCTGAGCCGCCACCTCCTCCACGCACCGAACTCCGGGACACCGACCGCAGGGACAGAGATGAGAGGCGGCCTGTGCCCATGCACGATCGCCCTATGGGAGCCAGAGCTACAATGCCTGGCATGTCGCACAACCGCTCACCCAGGGATGGAGGGCATGGATGGAAGAATGATGGTGGCATAAACACTAACAAGGGAGATATACG TAATGCTGGGTTGAGTAGAGGACCTATGCGCATGCGTCCAGAGCGATCAGGACGAGAAGGTCCAGGCCCTGTACTCAGAGGAGGCTCCTCGGCCAGCCGTGGAAGGAGCAGCTTTAATGATCGAGCTGGAGGAAGACCCATGGTGATGAATGATCAG CCATTCAGCTCCGGCCGCCAGGTCGTGGTGGAGCGTCACAGCAGGGATCAGGGACTGAGGAAGGAGTGGCACGGTGCGTCAAGCTCCCAGGGCGGCGGCTACCAAGATAATCGCAGAATGGGAGACAGCCGGGGCAGCATGATGGCTCCTTCCAG TCACTCTTCGTCTGGAATGAACCGAATTGTACAGATCACCAACAACTCCATTCCCAGCGGTGGCAACGTGGGCGGATTCAAGCCCTTCAAAGGAACGCCGCGGCAGTTCTAA
- the sltm gene encoding SAFB-like transcription modulator isoform X2: protein MATGAISAESKKISELRVVDLKSELKRRSLDTTGVKSVLQTRLRQALEDEDGDTENIEIQLSTDTSTRKSGKVKGKKVDSDADTTGEEDVLSKETEEYESEKDITDTDDGTRENSKPAPSEDSLAQPEAEALAEAEPESEAVAAEADSEPDPEVDAEAKPEVDAETEPDIDAELEVDADADPEEDEDADPEVDEDADPERDEDADPEMDGEAEPEVETELDEMDDEAMNSSKEAEDDHLSVSIPNEDAITLDVDGDDLLETGKHVKLPDPEAEKGTDEPEASAETGRDDDMKAEETGGHKDGKKDDGSRGEPAKKDGREALKKAETGDKEKDSGKKGPSATGASGQAKSSSRDRDGKGAKDEKGVVSSSNSSSSRNIWVSGLSSNTKAADLKNLFGKYGKVLSAKVVTNARSPGAKCYGLVTMSSSTEVTRCVSHLDCTELHGQQIYVERAKNDPFKKEGSKKEAEDKASSSKSSDKRSSTGVKPTNKAQPSYKKEEKKVDKVSEKDKDLSKKQEVRGGKSESGSSNSGQDLLKKDDRKYGRPKSPGKMMMVHHPRADSNFGKMRPFRRGRYFDKPFVNMNVQRRPKWLIPPEELEMMRDKQRHFPNKGEDILPFEKMKEQRMRERVARLERVRRAVELRRRREIAEQERRERERIRLLREREERENLLRERQRLEMERQKLERERLERERLERERIRIEQERRKEAERMAREREELRRQQEQLRYEQEKRNNLKRGREVEHGRRDDSYWNGNKKMQSESDVRLNQGSNYNRQQNRFSNFTPRERGRFPEAAAEQPNTYDRRNRFDGEPEVKKSRPAPHRESSGFERYPKTFETVRRAEPPPPPRTELRDTDRRDRDERRPVPMHDRPMGARATMPGMSHNRSPRDGGHGWKNDGGINTNKGDIRNAGLSRGPMRMRPERSGREGPGPVLRGGSSASRGRSSFNDRAGGRPMVMNDQPFSSGRQVVVERHSRDQGLRKEWHGASSSQGGGYQDNRRMGDSRGSMMAPSSHSSSGMNRIVQITNNSIPSGGNVGGFKPFKGTPRQF, encoded by the exons ATGGCGACGGGGGCCATTTCCGCGGAGTCCAAGAAAATATCAGAATTAAGAGTTGTTGACCTGAAATCAGAGCTCAAGCGAAGGAGTCTGGACACAACTGGTGTAAAGAGCGTTCTGCAAACGAGATTGAGACAG GCTCTTGAGGATGAAGATGGAGACacagaaaatattgaaatccAGCTTTCAACTGACACGTCAACTCGGAAAAGTGGGAAAGTTAAAG GGAAAAAAGTGGATTCAGATGCGGACACTACAGGGGAAGAAGATGTGCTTTCCAAG GAAACTGAAGAGTATGAATCCGAAAAAG ATATAACTGATACAGATGATGGTACTCGTGAAAATTCTAAGCCTGCACCCAGTGAGGACAGCCTCGCTCAGCCTGAGGCTGAGGCCCTGGCTGAGGCTGAACCGGAGTCAGAAGCTGTGGCGGCTGAGGCTGATTCAGAGCCTGACCCAGAGGTGGATGCAGAG GCCAAGCCAGAGGTGGATGCGGAGACTGAGCCAGACATCGATGCTGAGCTAGAGGTCGATGCAGACGCCGAcccagaggaggatgaggatgccGACCCAGAGGTGGATGAGGACGCCGACCCAGAGCGGGATGAGGACGCCGACCCAGAGATGGATGGGGAGGCTGAGCCAGAGGTGGAGACCGAACTGGATGAGATGGATGATGAAGCCATGAATTCCTCTAAAGAAGCAGAGGACGATCACCTATCCGTCTCAATCCCAAATGAGGATGCCATCACCCTAgatgttgatggtgatgatctCCTGGAAACAGGTAAACATGTGAAACTTCCAGATCCAGAGGCCGAGAAGGGCACTGATGAGCCAGAGGCCTCTGCTGAGACGGGCCGAGATGATGACATGAAGGCGGAAGAGACCGGGGGCCACAAAGATGGTAAGAAAGATGACGGATCCAGGGGTGAGCCCGCGAAGAAAGACGGCAGAGAGGCCCTGAAGAAAGCCGAAACgggagacaaagaaaaggatTCTGGGAAGAAAGGCCCCTCCGCTACTGGGGCATCAGGTCAAGCAAAGAG CTCTTcaagagacagagatggaaaaGGTGCAAAAGATGAAAAGG GAGTCGTCAGCAGTAGCAACAGCAGCTCTTCTCGTAACATATGGGTGAGCGGCCTGTCTTCAAACACCAAAGCAGCTGATCTAAAGAACCTGTTTGGCAAATATGGGAAG GTTTTGAGCGCCAAGGTGGTTACAAATGCTCGCAGTCCTGGTGCAAAGTGTTATGGCTTGGTGACAATGTCATCCAGTACAGAGGTGACACGGTGCGTCTCCCACCTTGACTGTACAGAGCTCCACGGACAGCAGATATATGTTGAAAGG GCCAAAAATGATCCGTTCAAAAAAGAGGGCTCAAAGAAGGAAGCCGAGGACAAAGCAAGTTCCAGCAAATCAAGTGATAAGCGCAGTTCCACTGGAGTTAAACCGACTAACAA AGCACAGCCATCTTacaaaaaagaggaaaagaaagtggATAAAGTCTCAGAAAAGGACAAAGATCTATCCAAGAAACAGGAGGTCAGAGGTGGAAAATCTGAGTCTGGTTCATCTAACTCGGGACAAGATCTTTTGAAGAAAGATGACAGAAAATATGGCC gGCCAAAGAGCCCAGGCAAGATGATGATGGTACATCATCCCAGAGCAGATTCTAATTTTGGCAAAATGAGACCTTTCAGAAGGGGAAGGTATTTTGATAAA CCCTTTGTCAACATGAATGTCCAAAGGCGGCCAAAATGGTTGATTCCTCCTGAAGAG TTAGAGATGATGAGAGACAAACAGCGTCATTTTCCAAACAAGGGTGAAGACATCCTGCCTTTTGAGAAGATGAAGGAACAGAGGATGCGTGAACGGGTGGCTCGTCTCGAGCGTGTCCGTAGAGCCGTAGAGTTGCGCAG gcgGCGTGAAATTGCAGAACAAGAACGTCGGGAGCGGGAGCGCATCCGTCTGTTACGGGAGCGTGAAGAACGAGAGAATCTGCTTAGGGAGCGCCAGAGACTTGAGATGGAAAGACAAAAACTGGAAAGGGAGCGCCTGGAGAGGGAGAGGCTCGAGAGAGAAAGAATCCGTATTGAGCAG GAACGACGTAAAGAGGCAGAACGCATGGCACGTGAACGTGAGGAGCTGCGAaggcagcaggagcagctccGTTATGAGCAAGAAAAGAGAAATAACCTCAAAAGGGGCCGTGAAGTGGAACATGG CCGCAGAGACGATTCCTATTGGAATGGCAACAAGAAGATGCAGTCGGAATCTGATGTCCGTTTGAACCAAGGCTCCAACTACAACCGGCAGCAGAACCGCTTTTCAAACTTCACTCCCAGAGAGAGGGGTCGTTTTCCAGAGGCTGCTGCCGAGCAACCCAACACGTATGACAG ACGTAACCGGTTTGACGGTGAGCCAGAGGTTAAGAAGAGTCGCCCTGCTCCTCACAGAGAGAGCTCTGGCTTTGAGCGCTATCCCAAGACCTTTGAAACAGTCCGCAGAGCTGAGCCGCCACCTCCTCCACGCACCGAACTCCGGGACACCGACCGCAGGGACAGAGATGAGAGGCGGCCTGTGCCCATGCACGATCGCCCTATGGGAGCCAGAGCTACAATGCCTGGCATGTCGCACAACCGCTCACCCAGGGATGGAGGGCATGGATGGAAGAATGATGGTGGCATAAACACTAACAAGGGAGATATACG TAATGCTGGGTTGAGTAGAGGACCTATGCGCATGCGTCCAGAGCGATCAGGACGAGAAGGTCCAGGCCCTGTACTCAGAGGAGGCTCCTCGGCCAGCCGTGGAAGGAGCAGCTTTAATGATCGAGCTGGAGGAAGACCCATGGTGATGAATGATCAG CCATTCAGCTCCGGCCGCCAGGTCGTGGTGGAGCGTCACAGCAGGGATCAGGGACTGAGGAAGGAGTGGCACGGTGCGTCAAGCTCCCAGGGCGGCGGCTACCAAGATAATCGCAGAATGGGAGACAGCCGGGGCAGCATGATGGCTCCTTCCAG TCACTCTTCGTCTGGAATGAACCGAATTGTACAGATCACCAACAACTCCATTCCCAGCGGTGGCAACGTGGGCGGATTCAAGCCCTTCAAAGGAACGCCGCGGCAGTTCTAA